Proteins co-encoded in one Waddlia chondrophila WSU 86-1044 genomic window:
- a CDS encoding heavy metal translocating P-type ATPase, producing the protein MLADPKLRWLIFSAFLVAIFEILSLIGIRLEPSEGAFVFGVIILGIGYQVIWDGLKALFTLKFSSINLLMLVAVIGAFYIGEYEEAAVVIVLFSLAERLEYVGISKSKSSLDALVDGMPKYVKIRGLDEPIDVLQVSVGDIIVVNPYSLIPLDGEVVGGVSFVDESTMTGEPIPVDKRAGDKVFAGTMNKKGGLEIRVSKTTGYRAVDKIREMTFNAIKHKSQTQQFIEQFSSYYTPAILLLALIIAFLPPLFGLRGFEESFKQSLALLVISCPCALVISTPIAIYSAIGNATSAGVLIKGGRYLEAMGQLKAIAFDKTRTLTYGKPVVTDVIPFNGCSREDLLSCAAGVELFSEHPLAQSIVDAAKKEGLTPHKVEEFESVVGKGAKAECLVCPDRHHCVGKLDFILEEHHVPEEVRSELSRLQNEGKTVIIVSSDRQVEGVIAIEDEVRSEAAGVVKALLNFDIKSVMLTGDNELVAKAVSKVVKIKQLKSELLPQDKAREVAALVKKHQIVGMVGDGVNDAPALASATVGISMTSLGSDSAIEAANIVILNDHLKMIPYLVRLGREALGLIRFNTTFALVLKFLFVALAIFGMSNLALAIFADVGVTLIVILNSLRLLSFK; encoded by the coding sequence ATGCTGGCCGATCCAAAATTGCGCTGGCTGATCTTTTCTGCTTTTCTTGTTGCGATTTTTGAGATTTTATCCCTCATAGGAATCCGGCTTGAGCCGAGCGAAGGGGCGTTTGTTTTTGGGGTGATTATCCTGGGAATTGGCTACCAAGTTATCTGGGATGGCTTAAAAGCTCTATTCACATTGAAATTCAGCAGCATCAACCTTCTAATGTTAGTGGCGGTTATCGGAGCTTTCTATATTGGAGAGTATGAGGAAGCTGCTGTTGTCATTGTGTTGTTTTCCCTTGCCGAGCGTCTGGAATATGTTGGAATTTCAAAAAGCAAATCTTCTTTGGACGCTCTTGTCGATGGAATGCCTAAATATGTGAAAATCAGAGGATTGGATGAACCTATTGATGTCTTACAAGTGAGTGTTGGAGATATTATTGTAGTCAATCCTTATTCATTGATTCCATTGGATGGCGAAGTGGTTGGAGGCGTTTCCTTTGTCGATGAGTCGACCATGACAGGGGAACCGATTCCTGTTGATAAAAGAGCGGGAGACAAGGTATTTGCCGGTACGATGAATAAAAAAGGAGGGCTTGAGATCCGGGTTTCGAAGACAACCGGTTACAGAGCTGTGGATAAAATTCGAGAGATGACCTTCAATGCGATCAAACACAAATCTCAGACACAGCAATTTATTGAGCAGTTTTCCTCTTATTATACTCCGGCGATTTTATTGCTGGCGTTGATCATCGCTTTCCTCCCACCTCTTTTTGGATTGCGCGGTTTTGAAGAAAGTTTTAAGCAATCGTTGGCACTTCTTGTGATCTCGTGCCCTTGCGCTCTTGTGATTTCAACACCTATTGCCATCTATTCTGCGATTGGAAACGCCACTTCTGCCGGTGTTTTGATTAAGGGAGGGCGCTATTTGGAGGCAATGGGGCAGTTGAAAGCGATTGCGTTTGATAAGACACGTACTTTGACTTATGGCAAGCCGGTTGTCACGGATGTGATCCCTTTCAATGGTTGTTCGAGAGAGGATTTATTGAGTTGTGCAGCAGGAGTCGAATTATTTTCCGAGCACCCGTTAGCGCAAAGCATTGTAGATGCAGCAAAAAAGGAGGGGTTAACTCCTCACAAAGTGGAAGAGTTTGAGAGTGTTGTCGGAAAAGGCGCTAAGGCTGAGTGCCTGGTCTGTCCGGATCGTCATCACTGTGTTGGCAAGCTGGATTTCATTCTTGAAGAGCATCATGTGCCCGAAGAGGTGAGGTCTGAACTGTCGCGGTTGCAAAACGAGGGGAAAACGGTGATCATTGTTTCTTCGGATAGACAAGTTGAAGGGGTCATCGCTATTGAAGATGAGGTAAGATCCGAAGCCGCTGGCGTGGTTAAAGCTCTTCTGAATTTTGATATTAAAAGCGTGATGTTGACTGGCGACAATGAGCTTGTTGCCAAAGCGGTAAGTAAAGTTGTGAAAATCAAACAGTTGAAATCAGAACTTCTTCCGCAAGACAAGGCTAGGGAGGTAGCAGCTCTTGTAAAAAAGCATCAAATTGTCGGAATGGTTGGTGATGGCGTCAACGACGCGCCGGCTCTTGCTTCTGCAACCGTTGGGATTTCCATGACATCCCTTGGCAGTGACAGTGCGATTGAAGCGGCAAATATCGTTATTCTTAACGATCATTTAAAGATGATCCCATATTTGGTTCGGCTTGGCAGGGAAGCATTAGGTCTTATTCGATTCAATACCACTTTCGCACTTGTTTTGAAATTTTTATTTGTCGCTTTAGCCATTTTTGGAATGAGCAATCTTGCTTTAGCCATTTTTGCTGATGTTGGTGTGACGTTGATTGTTATTTTAAACAGTCTTCGACTGTTAAGTTTTAAATAG
- a CDS encoding phosphoribosyltransferase, with protein sequence MIVQNEAISKQYVSWEEIREIIYDICQKVDKSKVDVICGISVGGLVPASFFSLELQEKNVVSVSCQSYTEYERGRVIIKNGPEKCFLEGKKILLVDDIFDSGNTIVRVSEHLYEYYGVASVDAAALYLNTDHYKYEYPTYWGKETSKWIVFPWEVSYSEFAAKSGIV encoded by the coding sequence ATGATTGTTCAAAATGAAGCGATTTCTAAGCAGTATGTGTCTTGGGAAGAAATTCGAGAAATTATCTACGACATTTGTCAGAAAGTTGATAAAAGCAAGGTGGATGTAATTTGTGGGATCAGTGTTGGAGGGTTGGTGCCTGCTTCGTTTTTTTCATTGGAATTGCAAGAAAAAAATGTCGTTTCAGTTTCTTGCCAGTCCTATACAGAATATGAGCGAGGCAGAGTCATCATTAAAAATGGTCCCGAAAAATGCTTCCTTGAAGGGAAAAAAATCCTTTTAGTTGATGATATTTTTGATTCTGGAAATACGATTGTGAGAGTTTCCGAGCATTTGTATGAGTATTATGGTGTTGCAAGCGTGGACGCTGCTGCATTATATCTGAACACGGATCATTACAAATATGAATATCCCACTTATTGGGGAAAGGAAACCTCGAAATGGATTGTATTTCCCTGGGAAGTTTCCTACTCAGAGTTTGCGGCTAAATCAGGGATAGTTTGA
- a CDS encoding integrase core domain-containing protein, with protein MEDEVNWYQLLSLKAFSMEKRWRKMFSFKLPTRSKYQYTVRETKTGMLFLGYSDELSELNARTMIDYVLDEMKQDLPFDISELTIQTDNGSEFSGQARRVEKAPFVRMIEKIHGANHVYIRPGHCNAQADVESSHELIETEFFDLTRFKDRSDFFKKVESYRLYFNFVRPNFYKGKKKPQQICASDWGSSISYNFSLIRTVDLDKMDTFSYQRGQTIPDLAANSE; from the coding sequence TTGGAAGACGAAGTAAACTGGTATCAGTTGCTGAGTCTGAAAGCATTCTCTATGGAAAAAAGATGGCGCAAGATGTTCTCATTTAAATTGCCTACACGCTCTAAGTATCAATACACTGTGCGAGAAACAAAAACAGGGATGTTATTCCTTGGATACTCAGATGAGCTTTCCGAGCTCAATGCCCGCACGATGATCGATTATGTTTTGGATGAAATGAAGCAGGATTTGCCCTTTGACATCTCAGAACTTACCATCCAAACCGATAACGGATCTGAGTTTAGTGGTCAGGCGAGAAGGGTTGAGAAAGCACCCTTTGTCCGGATGATCGAAAAAATACATGGTGCAAATCATGTGTACATTCGTCCTGGACACTGCAATGCTCAGGCAGATGTTGAAAGTTCACATGAACTGATCGAAACAGAATTTTTCGATCTCACGAGGTTCAAGGATCGCAGCGATTTTTTCAAAAAAGTCGAATCATACCGGCTCTATTTCAACTTTGTGCGGCCAAACTTCTATAAAGGGAAAAAAAAACCCCAACAAATTTGTGCAAGTGACTGGGGGTCAAGTATTTCTTATAATTTTTCATTGATAAGAACGGTAGACTTAGATAAAATGGACACATTCTCATACCAACGGGGTCAAACTATCCCTGATTTAGCCGCAAACTCTGAGTAG
- the istB gene encoding IS21-like element helper ATPase IstB: MNLQHERIEDLCQKLNLIGIENQFQSLASEAVKEDKSYVDFLEQVLQSEYLARQTRRQNTLTRFAGFPSIKTLEQFDFSFAQGVDKKQIMGLASLGFIQRAENIVFLGPSGVGKTHLAIALGYLATQSGLKARFITAADLVVLLENAYKEGKYEVVFRNGILSSKLLIIDELGYLPLQRHQADHFFQVIAKRYEKGSTIVTSNLNFSQWDKSLSGDQALTSALLDRLLHHSHIIPIKGDSYRLKEKKKMGIFNPKEEG, encoded by the coding sequence ATGAATCTCCAACATGAGAGAATCGAAGATTTGTGCCAGAAGCTGAACTTGATCGGAATTGAGAACCAATTTCAATCCCTTGCATCAGAGGCTGTCAAAGAGGATAAAAGCTATGTGGATTTTTTAGAGCAAGTGTTGCAATCAGAGTATTTAGCGAGACAAACAAGAAGGCAAAATACCCTTACGCGATTTGCCGGTTTTCCCTCAATAAAGACTTTGGAGCAGTTTGATTTTAGCTTCGCTCAAGGAGTTGATAAAAAGCAAATAATGGGGTTGGCAAGCCTGGGATTCATCCAAAGAGCGGAAAACATTGTGTTTCTCGGTCCAAGTGGAGTTGGCAAAACCCACTTGGCAATAGCGTTGGGATATTTAGCCACCCAGTCAGGGTTAAAAGCTCGGTTTATCACAGCAGCAGACCTTGTGGTACTGCTTGAGAATGCGTATAAGGAGGGCAAATACGAAGTTGTGTTTCGCAATGGAATTTTATCATCCAAGTTATTGATTATTGATGAACTAGGATATTTGCCCCTGCAAAGGCATCAAGCAGATCATTTTTTCCAAGTCATTGCCAAGCGATACGAAAAAGGGTCGACAATAGTGACCTCGAACTTGAATTTTTCCCAATGGGACAAGTCTCTTTCCGGAGACCAGGCATTGACATCGGCTTTGTTGGACAGGCTGTTGCACCATAGCCACATCATTCCGATTAAGGGAGACAGCTATCGTTTAAAAGAAAAAAAGAAGATGGGAATTTTTAATCCCAAAGAAGAAGGCTAA
- the istA gene encoding IS21 family transposase gives MEIQILRKQGKGIRQIANELCLSRNTVRKYLRSKKPPKYHSNQKRPSKLDPFKAFLEKRIKNAGRHFIPATVLYREIKELGYQGGITILRDWVRKGKKQVESQKRVVRFETPPGHQAQVDWTVVSKGLYAFVMILGYSRCAYVEFVQSTNEESLMRCHQNAFEYFGGFCKELLYDNMKTVVIQRDKYGPSQHGFQKAFWDFSKHWGFIPRLCRPYRAKTKGKVERFIGYLKRSFYYPLVTKEDHDLYSLNYEVKKWLSEIANKRWIKELKSTPQRRFVEESKHLQPLAPAYFSDKRCQIRQIEIVRPHPLEIYEMTGDMI, from the coding sequence ATGGAAATTCAAATTTTAAGAAAACAAGGAAAGGGAATTCGACAGATAGCCAATGAACTATGTTTGTCGAGAAACACAGTAAGGAAATATTTAAGATCAAAGAAGCCGCCAAAATATCACTCAAACCAGAAGCGGCCATCGAAATTGGATCCATTTAAAGCGTTTCTTGAAAAACGGATAAAAAATGCCGGGCGCCATTTTATTCCGGCTACTGTTCTGTATCGCGAGATCAAAGAACTCGGCTATCAAGGAGGGATTACAATTTTGCGAGACTGGGTAAGAAAAGGAAAAAAGCAAGTAGAGTCCCAAAAAAGAGTTGTGCGATTTGAAACTCCTCCTGGGCATCAGGCTCAGGTGGACTGGACAGTGGTAAGCAAAGGGTTATACGCTTTCGTCATGATCTTGGGATACAGCAGATGCGCATACGTTGAGTTTGTTCAATCCACGAACGAAGAGAGCCTGATGAGATGTCATCAAAATGCATTTGAGTATTTTGGCGGTTTTTGTAAGGAGTTGTTGTACGACAACATGAAAACCGTTGTCATTCAAAGGGATAAATATGGGCCATCTCAACATGGTTTTCAGAAGGCTTTTTGGGACTTTTCTAAACACTGGGGATTCATCCCCCGTCTATGCCGTCCATACAGAGCTAAAACCAAAGGAAAAGTCGAGAGATTCATCGGATATTTAAAACGCAGTTTCTATTATCCTCTGGTGACAAAGGAAGATCACGACCTCTATTCTTTGAACTATGAAGTAAAGAAATGGCTGTCGGAAATTGCAAACAAGCGATGGATCAAAGAGTTGAAGTCAACTCCCCAACGAAGGTTTGTGGAAGAATCTAAGCATTTGCAGCCATTGGCTCCCGCTTATTTTTCCGATAAAAGATGTCAAATACGACAAATTGAAATTGTCCGACCACACCCTTTAGAGATCTATGAAATGACGGGGGATATGATATGA
- a CDS encoding ubiquitin carboxyl-terminal hydrolase family protein, whose amino-acid sequence MTRINGYVNPFSKEFHRSAKKFVSLSPGSMILTIFFSSIAFLVTLPLLGIGGYATFRSLVDRLSPINRENSETTKKTDDTAKEILQTTDSRKKETARSQQIKQEEKQLDDLSSKLEEICKRSMEITEMLDKALHSDASISDQEKCLEDLAELYNTYSIFKTSMSRVGGVIARDEDRKEKFSGRFSELETQYKDLGESMQTIFASHQAKIARIFILVNDEFQSNIKLLPVAKDSVLKSYEKVADFLYQIFTRIKKTPEEQKEIKELQDLTPSTWNLSSVVSWITGMNSETKVHEAVFNRIKNFRVKLKEEVNKREIKKKRTFSSYSSYYSTYSPTVDPGGLPNLGNTCFMNSSLQVILNTPSLSALIDRDPPEPQTEHEWKCVEHLKALKVLKAVYEGRNKDMTLREALRALRNVVISKETRLVQLPPSYSQQDAGEFLTAVLQGIGYSFTLRKTITGEDKEHSTIKDVSEVYISLPMIKKDKGKATFQELIDAFKEEQVDDPKNIWNVTNEEEKVICQYQKYTNTYTIAEEIPDTLVVQLKRFVHKGGELFAKIDDSVEIGEEVDMKALIDKSLLNGDDVPSTRYRVTGVVLHGGSLDGGHYTADVKIKGKWESRSDSSVNSNPEEGEIEENREKGYIYVLERIK is encoded by the coding sequence ATGACCAGAATAAATGGGTATGTTAACCCTTTTTCTAAAGAATTTCACAGATCAGCGAAAAAATTTGTATCGCTAAGTCCTGGAAGCATGATCTTAACGATCTTTTTTTCCAGCATCGCTTTTCTTGTGACTCTTCCCCTTCTCGGTATTGGTGGATATGCCACCTTTCGATCTCTTGTCGATCGTTTATCTCCGATTAATCGCGAGAATTCTGAAACGACGAAAAAAACTGACGATACAGCAAAGGAGATCCTTCAAACAACTGACAGTAGAAAAAAAGAAACAGCTCGTTCGCAGCAGATAAAACAAGAGGAAAAACAGCTAGATGATTTGAGTTCAAAACTTGAAGAGATATGCAAGAGGTCTATGGAAATCACAGAGATGCTCGACAAAGCTTTGCATTCCGATGCGTCGATTAGCGATCAAGAAAAATGCTTGGAAGATCTTGCGGAGCTTTACAATACCTATTCCATTTTTAAGACTTCAATGTCCAGAGTAGGAGGGGTGATTGCTCGAGATGAGGACAGAAAAGAAAAATTTTCTGGGCGTTTTTCAGAGTTAGAGACTCAATACAAGGATTTAGGTGAATCGATGCAAACGATTTTCGCATCACATCAGGCGAAAATCGCACGGATATTTATTTTGGTCAATGATGAATTTCAAAGTAATATCAAGTTATTGCCAGTCGCCAAGGATTCTGTACTTAAAAGCTATGAAAAGGTTGCAGATTTCTTGTATCAGATCTTTACCCGCATCAAAAAGACTCCTGAAGAGCAAAAAGAGATTAAAGAGCTGCAAGATCTGACTCCGAGTACGTGGAACCTTTCTTCTGTTGTAAGTTGGATAACCGGAATGAACTCCGAAACTAAAGTTCATGAAGCTGTATTCAATCGTATTAAAAATTTTCGAGTCAAATTAAAAGAGGAAGTCAATAAAAGAGAAATTAAGAAAAAGCGAACTTTCAGTTCATATTCCAGCTATTACTCAACTTATAGTCCCACTGTTGATCCTGGAGGACTCCCGAATTTAGGAAATACATGCTTTATGAACAGTTCGTTGCAAGTGATTCTGAATACGCCGAGCTTAAGTGCTCTGATTGATCGAGATCCTCCTGAGCCGCAGACCGAACATGAGTGGAAATGCGTTGAACATTTAAAAGCCTTGAAAGTATTGAAAGCAGTTTATGAAGGCCGAAATAAAGACATGACTTTGAGAGAAGCTTTAAGAGCGCTTCGAAATGTTGTTATTAGCAAAGAGACCAGGCTTGTACAGCTTCCTCCTTCCTATTCCCAGCAGGATGCCGGAGAATTTTTGACTGCAGTGCTGCAAGGGATTGGATATTCGTTTACTCTTCGGAAAACAATTACTGGCGAAGATAAGGAGCATTCTACGATTAAAGACGTGTCCGAAGTCTACATTTCTCTTCCAATGATCAAAAAAGATAAAGGCAAAGCAACATTTCAGGAATTAATAGACGCGTTTAAAGAGGAACAGGTCGATGATCCAAAGAATATTTGGAATGTTACAAACGAAGAGGAAAAAGTCATTTGTCAATATCAGAAGTATACGAATACTTATACAATTGCCGAAGAAATTCCCGATACTTTAGTTGTTCAGCTTAAACGATTTGTTCATAAGGGCGGGGAGCTTTTTGCTAAAATCGATGATTCAGTCGAAATTGGTGAAGAGGTCGATATGAAGGCATTAATCGATAAGTCCTTATTAAACGGGGATGATGTTCCCTCGACGCGATACCGTGTGACGGGCGTTGTCCTTCATGGCGGTTCCCTTGATGGCGGACACTACACTGCAGATGTAAAAATCAAAGGTAAATGGGAGTCCAGGAGCGATTCCTCTGTCAACTCAAATCCAGAGGAAGGGGAAATCGAGGAAAACCGAGAAAAAGGATATATCTACGTTTTGGAAAGGATTAAATAG
- the recN gene encoding DNA repair protein RecN has protein sequence MLKQLYLKNIVLIEETVIPFKKGFNVISGETGAGKSALMAALQQIHGFRADLQLIRHGFDKGIVEAVFDIDELPKVQQMLNESGIDHETGDELLIRREISRTGKSRLFINSQLTHLSTLQAIGGNLFKIVSQRGSQQLFDLDHHLELLDSYGNLKGLRAEYQAAFDKEMDTRKKLERLKNSEQKRIREQEVCLRELEELTAADLQEEEEEELFAEYTKLTNTETLLQLSELITSTLDDQILPALRSVKQSAERLLSLDSLLAETHEQLASSVLEIEELTRSYHDYSNSIEHNPYKTETINQRLTLINKMKKKYGPTIEEAIRYKHSREELLASLENAETEIEELTHALQEQEKGSQELAEKLTKERNRASLLFSEAMTKELRDLNMPHSIFSVKVEMMNRGKTGQDKVEFYFAPNKGEKTVPIRECASGGEISRIQLSIQTLLAGKESIPSLIFDEIDANIGGQTAAIVGRKLQQIGKNHQLLCITHFPQVADSAVHHIQISKKEKDERTVSVINVLRQEGKESELLRMAGKAI, from the coding sequence ATGCTCAAGCAGCTGTATCTAAAAAATATTGTCCTGATCGAAGAGACTGTCATTCCCTTTAAAAAGGGATTCAATGTCATTTCAGGAGAAACCGGTGCGGGAAAATCAGCTTTAATGGCAGCTTTGCAGCAAATCCATGGCTTCCGAGCGGATCTTCAGCTGATTCGTCACGGCTTTGATAAAGGGATCGTGGAAGCTGTCTTTGATATCGATGAACTTCCCAAAGTTCAGCAGATGCTGAATGAGTCGGGAATCGACCACGAAACAGGCGATGAATTGCTTATACGGCGAGAAATCTCCAGAACGGGCAAAAGCCGTCTTTTCATCAATAGCCAACTTACGCATTTAAGTACGCTGCAAGCGATAGGCGGCAACTTATTCAAGATTGTTAGCCAGCGCGGCAGCCAGCAGCTTTTCGATCTCGATCATCACCTTGAACTTCTAGACTCCTATGGAAATTTGAAGGGCTTACGCGCAGAGTATCAAGCAGCCTTTGACAAGGAAATGGATACGCGCAAAAAACTGGAACGCTTGAAAAATAGCGAACAAAAGAGAATTCGGGAACAGGAAGTCTGCCTTAGGGAGCTTGAAGAGCTTACTGCTGCGGATTTACAAGAAGAAGAAGAGGAGGAGCTGTTTGCTGAATATACCAAACTGACAAACACAGAAACCTTATTGCAGCTATCTGAATTGATCACCTCAACACTGGACGATCAAATACTGCCAGCACTCCGCTCAGTTAAACAATCAGCTGAAAGACTTCTTTCACTCGATTCTCTGCTTGCAGAAACACATGAACAACTTGCCTCGTCAGTATTAGAAATTGAAGAGCTTACCCGATCTTACCATGATTACAGCAACAGCATTGAACACAATCCTTATAAGACGGAAACAATCAACCAACGGCTGACGCTGATCAATAAAATGAAAAAAAAATATGGTCCAACGATCGAAGAGGCGATTCGCTACAAGCATTCAAGAGAGGAGCTTCTTGCCTCTTTGGAAAACGCAGAAACTGAAATTGAAGAGCTGACACACGCGCTGCAGGAACAAGAAAAAGGCTCTCAAGAGCTTGCAGAAAAACTGACAAAAGAAAGAAACCGCGCCTCATTGCTGTTTTCGGAAGCCATGACCAAGGAGCTTCGGGACTTAAACATGCCCCACTCCATTTTTTCCGTGAAAGTGGAAATGATGAATCGAGGTAAAACAGGACAAGACAAAGTAGAATTTTACTTTGCTCCAAACAAAGGGGAAAAAACCGTTCCCATTCGCGAGTGTGCAAGCGGAGGAGAGATTTCCCGAATCCAGCTGTCCATTCAAACTTTGCTAGCCGGCAAGGAATCGATACCCAGCCTGATCTTTGACGAAATCGATGCAAATATCGGTGGACAGACAGCTGCCATCGTAGGCAGGAAACTTCAGCAGATCGGGAAAAACCATCAATTGCTGTGCATCACCCATTTCCCCCAAGTGGCAGATAGCGCTGTGCATCACATTCAGATCTCAAAGAAAGAAAAAGATGAAAGAACCGTGAGCGTCATCAATGTTCTAAGACAAGAAGGGAAAGAGTCTGAGCTTCTGAGGATGGCCGGAAAAGCTATTTAA
- the rnhC gene encoding ribonuclease HIII, translating into MNSKHSSTMFVTKLNLELASKLLNDLKSQGFEISKPQYTIFSAKKKGLNCTLYESGKLMVQGKETPQFMEFYLEPEILGTFDYSYADLQLDTSGRIGIDEAGKGDFFGPLCIAGVYAEGDAISELKSAGVRDSKNMTEKNVFKLAKEIRKRCEVTVVRMNPLKYNELYGKFKNLNHLLAWGHATAIENLVSKTGCKNVIIDQFAAEQVVIGALKKKKLEVNLTQRHRGEEDLVVAAASILAREAFVTELDKLSKQWEMTLPKGASRQVVKAGVDFLRRFGKEKLSGVAKSHFKTYQDVIEESI; encoded by the coding sequence ATGAATTCGAAACACTCCTCAACAATGTTTGTAACCAAGCTCAATCTTGAGCTTGCATCAAAACTTTTAAATGATCTTAAATCTCAAGGGTTTGAAATCTCCAAGCCGCAATACACGATCTTCAGCGCTAAAAAAAAGGGATTGAACTGCACTCTTTATGAATCCGGAAAACTGATGGTACAGGGAAAAGAAACGCCCCAGTTTATGGAATTTTATCTCGAGCCTGAAATTCTCGGAACTTTTGATTATAGCTATGCCGACTTGCAATTGGACACATCGGGCAGAATTGGAATCGATGAAGCCGGCAAAGGAGATTTTTTCGGTCCCCTCTGCATTGCAGGCGTTTATGCTGAGGGAGATGCAATTTCCGAACTCAAATCTGCCGGAGTCAGAGATTCCAAAAACATGACAGAGAAAAATGTTTTTAAACTTGCTAAAGAGATCAGAAAAAGATGCGAAGTGACCGTTGTTCGCATGAATCCATTGAAATACAATGAGCTCTACGGTAAATTCAAAAATTTGAACCATTTGCTTGCTTGGGGGCATGCCACAGCCATTGAGAATCTTGTCTCCAAAACCGGCTGCAAAAACGTGATCATCGATCAGTTCGCTGCTGAGCAGGTCGTCATCGGAGCTTTGAAGAAGAAAAAGCTTGAAGTCAACCTAACGCAACGGCACCGAGGAGAGGAAGATTTAGTGGTTGCCGCAGCATCGATCCTTGCGCGTGAAGCGTTTGTGACGGAATTAGACAAGTTGAGCAAGCAATGGGAAATGACGCTGCCTAAGGGGGCGTCTCGCCAGGTAGTGAAAGCAGGGGTCGATTTTTTGCGGCGCTTCGGAAAAGAAAAGCTGTCCGGAGTGGCAAAAAGCCACTTTAAAACATATCAAGACGTGATTGAGGAGTCTATATGA
- a CDS encoding helix-turn-helix domain-containing protein gives MTTEKVKSLGELLKQKRKERNLSLKEVENATSIRMNYLQAIEEGDFKQLISPVYAQGFIRQYAAYLGEDGEAIIRKHPEAFSRVESQEFSYGIGTLEARGNPGAHVKSLPNIIWAILFVFVAAVAWYLAKFLEVI, from the coding sequence ATGACGACAGAAAAAGTCAAGAGTTTAGGGGAACTGCTCAAACAAAAACGCAAAGAGCGCAATCTTTCTTTGAAAGAAGTGGAGAATGCCACTTCCATTCGAATGAACTACTTGCAGGCGATTGAAGAAGGGGATTTCAAGCAGCTCATCTCTCCGGTTTATGCACAAGGGTTTATTCGTCAGTATGCCGCTTATTTGGGAGAAGACGGCGAGGCGATCATTCGCAAGCATCCCGAAGCATTTTCCCGTGTTGAAAGCCAGGAATTTTCCTATGGGATCGGGACCTTGGAAGCTAGAGGCAATCCTGGAGCGCATGTTAAAAGCTTACCCAACATTATTTGGGCGATCCTTTTCGTCTTCGTTGCTGCAGTTGCTTGGTATTTGGCAAAATTCCTCGAGGTCATTTAG